From the Carassius carassius chromosome 45, fCarCar2.1, whole genome shotgun sequence genome, one window contains:
- the st8sia4 gene encoding CMP-N-acetylneuraminate-poly-alpha-2,8-sialyltransferase isoform X1: MRLTRKRWTICTISILLIVYKTREMGRNEAHQKTGLTGKSEPSSTRLMVNGSDKLFGFSLSDLSDMGVGWKVNATLGTIIRKDVLRFLDAERDVSVIKSSFKPGDTVHYVLDRRRTFNISQTLHSLLPEVSPLKNKTFKTCAVVGNSGILLKSGCGKEIDSHGFVIRCNLAPLEEFADDVGLRSDFTTMNPSVIPRMYGGLRDERQRERFIRRLQQLNNSVLWIPAFMVKGGERHVEIVNQLILKHKLKVRTAYPSLRLIHAVRGYWLTNKINIKRPSTGLLMYTMATRFCDEIHLYGFWPFPKDGNGNPVKYHYYDGLRYRYFSNAGPHRMPLEFKTLKRLHSKGALKLTTSKCTYP, from the exons ATGCGACTTACACGGAAACGGTGGACTATCTGCACCATAAGCATCCTGCTGATAGTCTACAAGACGAGAGAAATGGGCAGAAATGAAGCGCATCAGAAGACGGGACTGACAGG GAAGTCTGAGCCCAGTTCTACTAGACTGATGGTCAACGGCTCCGATAAGCTGTTTGGCTTTAGTTTAAGTGATCTGAGTGATATGGGAGTGGGATGGAAGGTGAATGCCACCCTTGGGACGATCATAAG GAAGGACGTGCTTCGCTTCTTGGATGCAGAGAGAGACGTGTCTGTAATCAAGAGCAGTTTCAAACCGGGCGATACCGTCCACTATGTTCTGGACCGGCGCAGGACATTTAATATTTCTCAGACTCTACACAGTTTACTTCCCGAAGTCTCTCCACTGAAGAACAAGACGTTCAAGACCTGTGCTGTGGTGGGAAACTCAGGCATTCTCCTGAAGAGTGGATGTGGGAAGGAGATAGACAGCCATGGATTTGTTATACG ATGTAACCTCGCTCCTCTGGAGGAGTTTGCAGATGATGTGGGTTTGAGATCAGACTTCACCACTATGAATCCCTCTGTGATCCCGCGGATGTACGGGGGTCTGCGGGACGAACGACAGCGGGAGCGATTCATTCGGCGTCTACAGCAGCTGAACAACAGCGTGCTCTGGATCCCAGCCTTCATGGTCAAGGGTGGAGAGAGGCACGTGGAAATCGTGAACCAGCTCATTCTTAAACACAAACTCAAAGTGCGCACGGCATATCCTTCACTCCGCCTGATCCACGCTGTACGAGG GTACTGGCTCACAAATAAGATAAATATCAAACGACCCTCTACTGGATTATTGATGTACACAATGGCTACGCGCTTCTGTGATGAAATACACCTGTATGGATTCTGGCCTTTCCCCAAAGATGGCAACGGAAACCCTGTTAAATATCATTACTATGACGGACTGAGATATCGCTATTTTTCTAATGCGGGTCCCCACCGGATGCCACTGGAGTTTAAAACACTGAAGAGACTGCACAGCAAGGGTGCACTCAAACTGACCACGTCTAAATGCACATACCCTTGA
- the st8sia4 gene encoding CMP-N-acetylneuraminate-poly-alpha-2,8-sialyltransferase isoform X2, with the protein MEGECHPWDDHKDVLRFLDAERDVSVIKSSFKPGDTVHYVLDRRRTFNISQTLHSLLPEVSPLKNKTFKTCAVVGNSGILLKSGCGKEIDSHGFVIRCNLAPLEEFADDVGLRSDFTTMNPSVIPRMYGGLRDERQRERFIRRLQQLNNSVLWIPAFMVKGGERHVEIVNQLILKHKLKVRTAYPSLRLIHAVRGYWLTNKINIKRPSTGLLMYTMATRFCDEIHLYGFWPFPKDGNGNPVKYHYYDGLRYRYFSNAGPHRMPLEFKTLKRLHSKGALKLTTSKCTYP; encoded by the exons ATGGAAGGTGAATGCCACCCTTGGGACGATCATAAG GACGTGCTTCGCTTCTTGGATGCAGAGAGAGACGTGTCTGTAATCAAGAGCAGTTTCAAACCGGGCGATACCGTCCACTATGTTCTGGACCGGCGCAGGACATTTAATATTTCTCAGACTCTACACAGTTTACTTCCCGAAGTCTCTCCACTGAAGAACAAGACGTTCAAGACCTGTGCTGTGGTGGGAAACTCAGGCATTCTCCTGAAGAGTGGATGTGGGAAGGAGATAGACAGCCATGGATTTGTTATACG ATGTAACCTCGCTCCTCTGGAGGAGTTTGCAGATGATGTGGGTTTGAGATCAGACTTCACCACTATGAATCCCTCTGTGATCCCGCGGATGTACGGGGGTCTGCGGGACGAACGACAGCGGGAGCGATTCATTCGGCGTCTACAGCAGCTGAACAACAGCGTGCTCTGGATCCCAGCCTTCATGGTCAAGGGTGGAGAGAGGCACGTGGAAATCGTGAACCAGCTCATTCTTAAACACAAACTCAAAGTGCGCACGGCATATCCTTCACTCCGCCTGATCCACGCTGTACGAGG GTACTGGCTCACAAATAAGATAAATATCAAACGACCCTCTACTGGATTATTGATGTACACAATGGCTACGCGCTTCTGTGATGAAATACACCTGTATGGATTCTGGCCTTTCCCCAAAGATGGCAACGGAAACCCTGTTAAATATCATTACTATGACGGACTGAGATATCGCTATTTTTCTAATGCGGGTCCCCACCGGATGCCACTGGAGTTTAAAACACTGAAGAGACTGCACAGCAAGGGTGCACTCAAACTGACCACGTCTAAATGCACATACCCTTGA